The Cucurbita pepo subsp. pepo cultivar mu-cu-16 chromosome LG08, ASM280686v2, whole genome shotgun sequence genome contains a region encoding:
- the LOC111800284 gene encoding sulfoquinovosyl transferase SQD2-like, with translation MTIAEVRPEDGEDDIPPLLDPEINSKPRRIALFIEPSPFAYVSGYKNRFQNFIRYLREMGDEVMVVTTHEGVPEEFYGAKLIGSRSFPCPLYHKVPLSLALSPRIISEVVRFKPDIIHASSPGIMVFGALIIAKLSSVPLVLSYHTHVPVYIPRYTFSWLVKPMWLVIKFLHRVADLTLVPSAAIGKDLEAERVTAANKIKLWNKGVDSVSFHPRFRSHEMRLRLSGGEPDKPLIIHVGRLGVEKSLDFLKRIMDRLPEARIAIVGDGPYREELEKMFTGMPAVFTGMLSGEELSQAYASGDIFVMPSESETLGLVVLEAMSSGIPVIGARAGGVPDIIPPEQDGKIGHLYTPGDIDDCLNKLKPLLDNRELRETMAKAARKEMEKYDWKAATQIIRNEHYNLAVWFWRKKRVEFLRPFQWLFNRIFPSP, from the exons ATGACTATTGCTGAAGTTAGGCCTGAAGATGGTGAGGATGATATTCCTCCTTTGCTTGACCCTGAGATCAATTCCAAACCTCGTCGTATTGCTCTCTTTATTGAGCCTTCTCCCTTTGC ATACGTGTCGGGATACAAAAACCGCTTCCAGAACTTCATTCGCTATCTACGTGAAATGGGTGACGAG GTGATGGTTGTGACAACTCATGAAGGTGTACCAGAGGAGTTTTACGGTGCAAAATTAATTGGATCGCGAAG CTTTCCATGTCCCTTGTATCATAAGGTGCCACTTTCTCTAGCACTTAGTCCAAGAATAATTTCAGAAGTTGTTCGGTTTAAACCCGACATCATACATGCTTCATCACCGGGGATAATG GTGTTCGGAGCTCTGATTATAGCAAAACTATCAAGTGTACCGCTAGTTTTGTCTTACCATACTCATGTACCAGT ATACATTCCAAGGTATACATTTAGTTGGTTAGTTAAACCCATGTGGCTTGTTATAA AATTCCTCCACAGAGTGGCTGATCTTACCTTGGTTCCATCTGCTGCCATTGGCAAGGATCTTGAAGCTGAAAGAGTGACAGCAG CTAATAAGATTAAGCTTTGGAATAAGGGTGTAGATTCTGTCAGTTTTCATCCTCGTTTCCGTTCTCACGAAATGAGATTGAGACTTAG TGGCGGCGAGCCTGATAAACCACTGATAATCCATGTTGGACGACTTGGAGTTGAGAAGAGCTTGGATTTCCTCAAAAG GATCATGGATAGACTTCCCGAAGCAAGAATTGCGATCGTTGGAGATGGTCCATACAG GGAGGAGCTAGAGAAGATGTTCACTGGCATGCCTGCAGTATTTACGGGCATGTTGTCTGGGGAAGAGCTATCTCAGGCTTATGCCAGCGGCGACATTTTCGTAATGCCTTCCGAATCAGAGACATTGGGACTCGTCGTATTAGAGGCTATGTCCTCTGGGATCCCCGTGATCGGAGCTCGTGCTGGTGGAGTTCCAGATATAATCCCTCCTGAACAAGATGGTAAAATCGGCCACCTTTATACCCCGGGAGACATCGATGACTGCTTAAACAAGCTGAAGCCTCTGTTGGACAATCGTGAACTGAGGGAAACAATGGCGAAAGCAGCTCGCAAGGAGATGGAGAAGTACGACTGGAAAGCCGCAACTCAAATAATCCGTAATGAACACTACAATCTTGCCGTATGGTTCTGGCGCAAGAAAAGAGTTGAGTTTCTAAGACCATTTCAATGGCTGTTTAATCGAATTTTTCCATCCCCATAA
- the LOC111800185 gene encoding uncharacterized protein LOC111800185, whose amino-acid sequence MTRKSSKRVSFSPDVNDNPTVVLKHGGGEDGAGTLSFGLSRDTRHLPVGFLQSFKARVSEAIRFVSTKKSSRKVSSAATFTRSRSVSDSMESHRAEAIEDCIEFLNHSSSLSRLNSVSGSTY is encoded by the coding sequence ATGACAAGGAAATCCAGCAAACGGGTCAGCTTCAGTCCTGATGTGAATGATAACCCAACAGTCGTGCTCAAACACGGCGGCGGTGAAGACGGCGCTGGAACTTTGAGCTTCGGCCTGAGCAGAGACACAAGGCACTTGCCGGTGGGATTTCTACAGAGTTTCAAGGCCAGAGTAAGTGAAGCCATTCGCTTTGTATCCACCAAAAAATCTTCACGAAAGGTTTCTTCAGCCGCCACTTTTACAAGGTCAAGATCGGTTTCGGATTCCATGGAGTCGCATCGTGCTGAAGCAATCGAAGATTGCATCGAATTCTTAAACCACTCTTCATCTTTGTCCAGATTAAATTCAGTCTCTGGGAGTACTTACTGA